Proteins encoded together in one Micromonospora auratinigra window:
- a CDS encoding glycosyltransferase family 4 protein, which produces MKLAVCTVPGSPEDVQVWSGTPAHFVRALRRHGHDPVTVGPLAAPAYRAGKLLSSATDRLGGKLNWEAEPAVLAHFTRAMRRRLRGHDVDLVLLMGWYPWGLEPSDPPCVYWGDATVGQRIDRAPHWSNLADRTRRLAADTEARALRELAAVLMPSRWAREDAVARYALDPARVFRVPFGANIDDPGLPARTSPGDPLRLLTVGVKWHRKGFDTAVGTLDELVRAGVPAHLDVVGATPPDGSWERPYVTYHGFLSKQDGRQRERLAALYRQADLFLLPTRNDPFPMVLGEAAAYGLPIVAADVGGVPDRVGEGGILLPDGAPPSAYAQAVRRVTAPERYPAFSAGSRRDYLSRSSWEASAARVLEITEAILGRPSIPAG; this is translated from the coding sequence ATGAAGCTCGCGGTCTGCACCGTGCCGGGTTCGCCAGAGGACGTGCAGGTCTGGTCGGGCACCCCGGCCCACTTCGTCCGGGCCCTGCGGCGGCACGGCCACGATCCGGTGACGGTCGGTCCGCTCGCCGCTCCCGCGTACCGGGCCGGGAAGTTGCTGTCGAGCGCCACGGACCGGCTGGGCGGCAAGCTCAACTGGGAGGCCGAGCCGGCGGTGCTGGCGCACTTCACCCGGGCGATGCGGCGTCGGTTGCGCGGCCACGACGTCGATCTGGTGCTGCTGATGGGTTGGTATCCGTGGGGGTTGGAGCCGTCCGATCCGCCCTGCGTCTACTGGGGCGACGCCACGGTGGGGCAGCGCATCGACCGGGCGCCGCACTGGTCGAACCTCGCCGACCGCACCCGTCGCCTGGCGGCGGACACCGAGGCCCGGGCGCTGCGCGAGCTGGCGGCGGTGCTGATGCCGTCGCGCTGGGCCCGCGAGGACGCCGTCGCGCGGTACGCGCTCGACCCGGCGCGGGTGTTCCGGGTGCCGTTCGGCGCCAACATCGACGACCCGGGGTTGCCCGCGCGCACGTCGCCGGGTGACCCGCTGCGGCTGCTCACCGTGGGGGTGAAGTGGCACCGCAAGGGCTTCGACACCGCGGTCGGGACGCTCGACGAGCTGGTCCGCGCGGGCGTCCCGGCCCACCTGGACGTCGTGGGCGCCACGCCGCCCGACGGCTCCTGGGAGCGCCCGTACGTCACCTATCACGGTTTCCTGTCCAAGCAGGACGGTCGGCAGCGCGAGCGGCTGGCCGCCCTGTACCGGCAGGCCGACCTCTTCCTGCTGCCGACCCGCAACGACCCGTTCCCGATGGTGCTCGGGGAGGCCGCGGCGTACGGGCTGCCGATCGTGGCGGCGGACGTGGGCGGGGTGCCGGACCGGGTCGGCGAGGGCGGGATCCTGCTGCCCGACGGCGCGCCGCCGTCCGCCTACGCGCAGGCGGTCCGGCGGGTGACGGCGCCGGAGCGGTACCCGGCCTTCAGTGCGGGCTCCCGGCGTGACTACCT